TGACATAGCTGATTCTTGATTTGGACTCCAGATTAGTATCTATCATGAAAAGCAACACAGGGCAGGTCTGACATGGATGGGCTAATTACCAGAGGTGCTGGCAGGAGTGGGAATGTGGTCACTACGCTTCTCTCTTTGAACCCTCCTTCCCTTGGAACCAACCCGAGACTCAATGGCATTGTTGGGAAAACAGTCCCAGACTAGAGGAACTTTATTCAGATTAAGGACAACATATTCCTCCCAGTTTGCAACTCTAATTTCATCCTGTCTGAGTTGCATCCATTGCTACCTCCTCCCACCACACTGGCTATAAAAAGACCATCTCCAGATTGGAGTGTCAGGAATGCAGATGTCACTGCGCTTGACAAGCGAGTTGTAACAGTGTTGTCATGGATCCCTGTAAGGGGACAGACAGTAGAGATAGTCAGAGTTCGCGGAGAAAGAGCCCATGGAGGAAATCTGTGAACTCACAGCTCAGAGGAAAAACAGAGGTTAGAAATAAAGGGTAGATCCCGGTTTAGGTGATGTCTCCCGTCAGCCTGGATTAAAGTGGTCTCCAAAGGCCTGGCTGGCCAGAAGGAATCTTAGAGTCCAAGGGGTGGCCTGGgtcaacagatgaagaaacaaaagcccagaaggTTGAAGTGACAATATCAGGACTACAACCGAGGTCTGCGGATTGCCGTCCTGTGCTTTTCTGCTCAACTAGAAACTTTGGAGCCAACTGTGGATGGTGCCATGGCTGCAGTAGCAGTTTATATTCAAAGATCACAGCCTTCTAACTCTTAGGACTTTCGGATGTTGGAGCTGGAAGAGACCGAGATTGTTGAATCTACCTCCCTCATTttatggaggaggaaagggaggccaAGACGGAAAGTAACCAGTGCCAGAATTGGAGCCCAGAACTCCTGGAACCTGCAGGTTCACATTATAATAACTGCACAGAGATAAAGTAGAAATCTAAGTTCTCTTTACTTTGAGAGGTTCTATCCCTAAAGAGCAAAGTAAACCCTGGGGTGGATCGTGGCCATGGGATAGTCTTGAAGATCTCATCTCATAAAATGAGCCACACCTAGTTTCAGGTGTGGCAAAGGAGTAATAGATTCTGTGAGAAATGGGAGTTTCAGGGTCAGGCCCATGAATTTCCCAGAATGTGTGATCCTCATTCACCTACTCTTTTTAAGTAGGGGGTTACTCTGGGGATATTTTAGTCTGGAATCAGCAAACCACAGCTCCCAGAGCACATATGTTCCACCTCCTATTTTTGAAGTAAATTttcttggaacacagccatgccaaTCTACTTGTCTTATCTATGATTCCTTTCATATTGCAATAGCAGAGTTGAACAGTTGTGACAGTAAGACTTGCAAAGCCTAcagtatttactatctggccctttacaggaaaagtttgcCTCTCCTGCCCTAGAGTTCCATTATTAGGTGTCTCTGAAGTGGGGGATGTTGATGTTCATGTTCACTGTGGCAGAAGTTTCAGAACAGCATACAGCCTGGACCATCCATCATATGAATGGAGAAACATCTCTTCCTCACTATCTGAAGAGATGAAAAATGTCCATTATTCCCTGAAGTTTAAGGCAAATTCTGAGCCAATAATGTAATTTTTCAATAAACACACTTGGTGCATTTTAAAGTTCTCTTCTGTATGGTTCCCAGAAGACTGGAATTCACTGGCATCGTGAGAAAAGGAAGAATCTAGATTTTATTAATCAATAGGATCTGAgttatttccctttaaaatagGCAGGCACTAGACCATTCTCCTTGCGAGGAGGAAAAGACTTAGATTATAATTCAAAACCAACTGATCACATGACCAAACTGAATGGCATTCCTGGGCAGCCCTGTGTCCTGGTCAAACAGGACAAGGAGGTTGTGTTTATGTCATGCAGGGAGGCCCTCCCTTCCCTTCAGGGGTGGGAACCAGCAAAATTCCTCTGCCCCTCTAAGGACtgttggggatggggaggagataAGGTAGAGGGGAACCTGACGCACACTTGTGCTTCCCACGTCTGATCTTAGTGTACCTCTCATTCGGCAGCCAGGCCCTACGCCTTATAATTGTTGATTTTGATAATAGTTTGAAGTTCAAAggatttttagaaaacaaatggaTTCAGTTACATTACAAATAGATTTGCTAGATTTACTTTTTAAGTAATGTGAAATTCAATCCATTTcaaagttttataaataaatagtttctttttttttttttttcctttccagaaaGGTCCTTATTCACAAGTGCTTTTGTGAAAAGCTACTTAGGCCACcctaaaaaatgagaaagttatgaccatccccTCCCTTTTTACATTTTTGGGCTGGGACCAGAGCATAAGTGGAGGCCCATAGACCATAAGTGCAACCTAaccttccccttttcttcctacACTTCCAAACAGCTATCCTGGCCATCCATGGCCACATATACTTGGAATAGTCTGGGGAGTGAAGAGGTCTACTCAAGCCACAGAAATGGACTTGGTACTGTTCAGGGAAAATATTCCAGGTTCCTGGATGAACATCCAGAAGCAGAGTGTGCACACTCTCTTCGTCCTGTGGACTCCATGCTCTGTGGGGAGGGGCACAGCAGCAGCTGGGATGGGGTGCATGTGAAGCACGGCATAGGACTGGCTCTGAAGGCTCCATCTTGGGACGCAGATAACAGCAGGGAAGATACTGTGATCCatggcttttctctctttttgctcCTTTTGCCTCATGCCTGGGATCATCATGGCTCATCACTGATTTAAACaagaagaagcaaaacatttGAGCAAGGATGATGATATACTAGGAGGAGACCAGCTGCAGAGAGCCTAAGTTCTGGAAAGCCTGCCTTAGGTGGAACAATAACAATTGTTTTCCTATTCCAAGAACAGAGCATGTGGGAAGCCTCCCTCTCTGTAGGCAACTAGGCTTCCAACTGAAGCCAGTTCCTGCTGAGCTGAGAACACAAATACCATTAGTTCAGGTCTACAACCCACCCTGGACAGGACTGAGATCCTCGGGTGGGAGTTTCCCAAAGCTTCCAGTCTTAGCCCTTAACCAAGTTCCTGATCTGTCCTCCAGGTAGAAAGCTCTGTCATGCTTCGTTTTTGTCCTTGCAGATAACAACACCATCTCGGAACTCAGCTCTCTGCATGAGGAGGACAGCAGTTTCCGCCAATCTTACCATCAGATGCGAAACAAGCAGTTCCCTGTGTCTGGGGACTTGGAGAGCAATCCTGACTACTGGTCAGGTGTCGTGGGAGGCAGCAGTGGGGCAAGCCGGGGGCCCTCGGCCGTGGAGTATAACAAAGAGGATCGGGAGAGCTTCAGGCACAGGTGAGGGTAACTGTGGCAAGGCAGCTCTGGTGCTGGGTGCGAGGAGGCAAAAGCTGGGAGGCAGGATGGGTCTGAGGCTGCAAGGATCCGAGAATGGCTCTGTCTGCCCTTCTAGGTTATCCTGCCTCATCTCTCTGTGGCTATTGAACATCCCTTTCCCACATGTATTAAGCAAGGGAACACGAGGCACCATGTGCAGAAGTAGTCAGTCAAGGCTCTTTGAAGAGGGTACTCTAGACCCCTTAATGAGCCCTGCTGACATTTCTCTGCCCTTCTCATATGCTTTATCTTATAACCTCTAAAAGACCCCACCCATCATCTCTCTCATTTCTGATCATTTGTTTTGTGAAAGGTCAAATGCCAATTATACTGTTGGATTTGATTCTCATAATTCTAAAAGGCAGGCACTATCAATGTCCTCCCAGTTTTAAGTTGGGGAAGCTGAAACTTAAAAAATTCTGAGAACTTACACAGGGTCATGTGGTCAGTGAATGTGAAGGGACAAGATGTGTGCCTGGTTTGGTGTGGCTGATGCCCACTGATAGCGCCTTCCCCACTCACCTGTCCTTTATATTGAAGGACAGTAGATTTGCTCTTCTCTCAAAGCACCAACTGCGGGGTCCCTCTGGCCTGCTGCCCCGCGAGGTAACCTGCCCTCCGCTCTGAGGAAGGAAAAGGCCTCTCTTTATCACCAAATATCACAGGGCTCCGTGGGCCACAGCTGTTTGGACAGCAGGCCACATCGCCCATGCCGGCTTTGAGGGTGTGAGAAGTGAGTCAGGAGGCTGTCAGCCAGAGGGCATACCATAGTGGCCAAAAGAAGGCCCCACGTGTGTTTCAGCACCGTGTAGATCACAAAGTAGTTTTATTCACACAACCCCTTAATCCTTAACGCTAACGCACCAGATGGACGGACGCCTTGATTTGGCTGTGACTCTGAGGCGTGAGAGGCGCCTGGGGTCATGCATCCAGCCAGGAGCAGAGCCGGGTCTCCGGCCGCGCAAACTCCTGAGCGAGGCCCGACACGATGGGATCCTTAGATCCCAGCGCAAGCTCCCTGCCTCGCGCGTCTGACAGGTCTTGGGTACCTGGGCCTTCCAAGGACTGACCGGCGCCTCCTCTGCCCGCAGCCAGCAGCGCTCCAAATCGGAGATGCTGTCCCGGAAGAATTTCGCCGCTGGGGTGCCGGCCGTCTCCATGGATGAGCTCGCGGCCTTTGCCGACTCCTACGGCCCGCGGTCCAGCAGGGCAGACGGCAACAAACAGGAGCTCCGTTGCGGGAGCCGCTTCGAGCGCTCGGAGGCGCGGGCGCACGGGAGCCTCTACCAGGACGGCTCGCTGGAGGAGTACTATGGGCCGCGGAGCCGCAGCCGGGAGCCCCTGACCGACGCGGACCGCGGCTGGTCCTACAGCCCCCCGCGCCGGCGGCCGCCGGACGACGCGCACTTGCCGCGCCTGGTGAGCCGCACGCCGGGCACCGCGCCCAAGTACGACCACTCGTTCCGCGGATCCGGGCTGGAGAGGCAGGTGCGGCCGGAGGGCGCCAGCCGCGGCGGCAGCCTCGAGACGCCGTCGAAGCTGAGCTCGCAGCTCGGCCCTCGCAGCGCCTCCTACTACGCCTGGTCGCCGCCGGCCACCTACAAGGCGGGCGCGCCTCCGGACGACGAGGAGGACACGCCCGACGACACGTTGCCTCCCTACAGCGAGCTGGAGCTCAGCCGGGGCCCGTCCTACCGCGGCCGCGACCTGCCCTACCACAGCAACTcggagaagaagaggaagaaggagacaCCCGTGAAGAAGACGGTGAGGCCCAGGCTGCCTCCCCGGGGGCCGGCGGGCACAGTCGCCATCCCGGGGCCgcggggctggggaggaaggagaacaGAGCGGGAGGGCCCGCCATAGATGCGCAGACGCCGGGTGGGGCCCGGGTGGAGAGAGCAGGCCCTCCTGCTTGGGGAATCCGAATGTTAGGCTGCTCTGTCCCCCACCTCCTTCTACCCAGGCAGGACCAGGTGAAGTAACTGGACGTGGAGCCCGGAGCgttgaaaaaaagcagaaatagcagATATGTAGGTGCAGCAGATTAGCATTAATGGCCAGCTTTAAGAAGCATTTGGCATCAGGGATTCTAGGGGGTCATTCCCACCACAGGCCTTGAGGTGGGACTATCTATGCTCTATGCATGCTTATATGTGCGCTCCTCCCTACCGCCTCCTCCCTTTAGAGTGAGGGTTTGTAACTTGCATCGAATGCCGGAAGAGTCCACATTCCAGAGGTCAGTAGCCGTTGGTATTTATGAAGGAcagctcacttctttttttcctttgacgtTTTATTGAGTGTAAACTGTACTATGCCTGTATATGTGAAGGAAATCGTTCCTTCCCTGCCCAACTCATTTGTCTCTTGTGTAAGTGGCCTTATTTAGACTTTATTGTTTTCCCTCTAAATACCAAGAGCTGCCCAGTGAATCCTGCAGCCGCCTAATGTGAGCTCTGAACCTCAGAGATTGTTGGCGGACAATCACAGGTCGTTGTGGGTTTCCAGGGCGCCTCTGTGCTCCAGAGGCCCTCTCCAAGGCTGGGTGGTACTGCCTGCCTCTCTcgtggttttgtttttctcacgGTTCCCAGCAGCACGTTTGCTTTAGTGTATAATACAGGGAGAGAACATGGACGTAAAAAGGTCCTGGCATGATTATTAACCCCTCCAAAACAAAACCTGCAATGACCCAAGTATTGTGAGTAGAGAAGGAACTTTCAGGTGATGTCAGATTTACGGTGCACCATCCACACCAACTGTTGTGGAACTGTAAACATTTTAGATATCCCTAAAGGGGTGAGAGGTTTTTCTGTGGTCGTGGAACTAAGTTCTATGAGATGCATGTTGGCTTCAGCACCAAATGAGGCTTAGGGGCAGTAGTCACAAACTTAATGAAATGTCCTAAAAGTCAGAGTGTGCTAGGCTCTGCACAGGTGTGGATTCTTCCCAGAGAGCCATTTGTTGTGTTTCTTTCATCAagctttttctgttctttccccaGAGTGACTTTCCAACCAGGATGTCCCTTGTGGTCTGATATTTGTTTTCAAGACAACTCTCTGAATGACTGGGAATTGGAAACAGAACACGGGGACAAGATACAAATCCAAGAGCCAGCAGGCCCGGGACCTTCTTGGGCCACCACCTTGGAAGATTTGCTGATCTTTGCTTTGGCAAGGGATGGGGGGCAGCCTTTAAGGGAGGCTGATTCCAAACCTCAGTGCCCATCTAACTAGTTTGAGAAACTTATCAAGAAAACAACTACAGGTGAACACATTCCCACACATGGAGTTTATCACCCAGAGTTCATCCTGCCCTGTCTCCTCCCTTAGCCAAAGCAGgattccttttccatttctgaaagagAGTCAGCTCTGGACTGCTAATCTCCAGATAATGCCTGTGCTACAGTCTGCTTTTCCATACCTCCTGTGCTGGGCTTAGAGACAGAATCGATTACTACTATTAGAAGGCCTTTACCCACAGCAGCAGAAGATAGCTTCAGGCAAAATACACCTTTTAGCCCCGTCACTTCCCAGTCACTAGTCAATGACTGTTGTTACACTGCATTCAGGCCTGCGGTGAGCTCAGTGACCATGACCTGCTGGACAATCACAGAAATGACTTCAATTTGCTGTTCTGAATGACAGTTCTTGGCTGGAACAAACAAGAGCTGTCAAAGTGGTATTTCTTTCTCCACTCTGAGAACATGAactgctttttctctcttgtcaTAGCGACGTGAGTCTTGGACATCAAGGGCTCTTCTCGTCCTCCCCTTTCCTGGGCTGTCCACAGGTTGGTGCCACACACAGAGCCCCATGCCCCTCTGCACTCTGATTAGGTTATCATCAGGTGCCTTTTGATAAATGCCCAAGATACAcatgtgaaagagaagagggggggaaaaaaagaggagaaaagaataatgcaaaagaaagaaaaatgagaaagaatctaagaagaaaagaatgtatgGTCTCACTATATGTTGAATATGGGCCATTTCCTCTACAGGCTCCGCTGGCTCTTCTGTGTGTTTTATACTTCATTTACCATGAGTTGTTCCTGCCCATCCCAGTTTCATCATTCCAGGACACCTGAGTGTGGAGTGGGCATCACCAGGCTGCCACTCTAGATGCTCTTGGGAGATGAGGGATACTGCTTTCTCAGGAAGGAGCACTTCCTACtccgtgtgtgcatgctaagtcacttcagtcgtgtctgactcttttcaaccccatagaccatagccctccaggctcctctgtccatgggattctctaggcaagaatacttgggtgggttgccaagccctcctcctggggatcttcccaacccagggatcaaacctgcttcttttacgtctcctgcagtggcaggtggattctttaccactagcaccacctgggaagcccttttctacTCCCACCCCTGCCTAAAGGATAGATTTTGCCTAGGTCTCTTTGGATTTCATAATTTGTATagattgtttaaattttttaaaaaagctacaaACTCTTCCCTTCTCATCAAGAAGTGCAGTCTATTTCTCAACCCCTTGAATTTGGGATTGGCCATGTGATTTGATTTAGCCAGTGGCCTAATAACAGATGTGACAGAAGTAGAAACTGACAGATTCTTGTGCATGAGGAAATTTGTCCTCTCTTGCTGCTTTGGGGAACCTTGCATCACCACCAGGTAAATAGCCTGGCTGGCCTGCTGCATGATGAGAAAAAGGGCCCAGTTACCCCCATCACCCTAACTGGCAGCCTATCAGCTCTCAGCTGATTGCAAACATGAGTGATCCCAGCCAAAACCAAAAGAAGAACTGCCTAGCTGAGCCCAGCCCAAACTGCTGATTGTAACTCAAGGCATGAGCAGCTGGTCCActgtttaaatattcatttttcttcaaggaaaaagctgacttttttttttcttgtctgaatATTTAACCCCCAAACCCCAGACTCTCTGACCTTAGGTGACTGCGAGTTCCTACTTTCTTGGATAGacttttgtcaaagctttccacCCCACACTCTTGTGATGGGATGCTTGTTTAGGTCAGATCACTGGTAGACAGTGTTGCTTGGTCTCTGTGTCCCTCTGCTTCAGCAGTGCTCCATCCTTTGTCTGTGGATCCGTGGACAACTGCTGAAGAAAGTTTCTTCCTGAGCATCTCTTTGGTCTTCTCTGGAACCACCTGACTGGGGCAAGGCCCTTTTCTCAGAGTACCATTGCACTGATGTCCATTTAATTCCTGGCATTTCCAAACCAGTTCTGTGTGTGCAATGAAATAAACAAGTGGCTGGGTGAGGGTCAAAAGGATGAGTTGATATCATTGCTGGGGGTAGAACTGGCCTGCCAAAGGACTTCATAATGGCCTTGGCCTGTATGAGTTGAACCAGGAGGACAATTCAGCCCACTGCTGGCACTTCCAAGGGCTGGAAGACACAAGCCATAACCCTGGTGCTGAGCTTATAGACTTGCTAGTGTCCTTGTCGTCCGAAAGCCTAGGTCTCATCTGTCTGTTTGGGCCCCATTTCCACTGGAAAAGATGATTAAAACACCAATTCTTAGTCACCAGCTTTGGATTTTAAATTGCTCAGGCAATTTTGGAGAATCTTGGGTAGCTGAAGtagttattatttctttatacGGAGCACTGTGTCAGACTATTCACCACCAAAGAGCCCCATAGCACCAGCTGCAGAGACCAAAAATACTGCTTTCGTTAGCCGGGGGCatttgtgattttggtgaagggagccATGGGAAAGAATTAAAATCGGAAACCTGAAGGCAACAAAACTACcggcagaaaataaaaaatacaaagatgataACAGGCTACTGAAGTAACCTGGGTCCATGGGACCAGGTTGTCCTCGGAAGGGCTGCGTACATCACTCAGACCTCCAGGTTTCTGGTCAAGAGAGCAAACAGTCATTTCTGGGTATGTGGACAGGAGACAAGTCTGACCGGACAAGTCAAGGCAAAGCTGGCCATCCTCAGCACCCTGGCTTTTCTTAGCACATCCTTCTGTTCCTTTCCCCCTGACTAGTCCTGTGTAGAAAGTGCTTACACATGTTagcttccttcctttgttttattgGGGGTAAAAGATTAGGCTTGTGTAAGACAAGATCTCTGtccatgcatgcgtgtgtgctcactcactcagtcaggtcccattctttgcaaccctatggactgtagcccgccaggcgcgtctgcccttgggatttcctaggaaagaatactgaagtgggtcaccatttcctcctccaggggatcttcctggcccagggactgagcctcatctcctgcgtctcctgctttggcagttggattctttaccacagccacccggaaagcccactctgtccatggggacccTGCAACGGAATAGAGGAAACAAGAAATCCCCAAGAAAGAATTGGGAGATTTTATACGTATAATATGAAATATTGCTATGGATAAATTACAACAAACCCAGAGaattaaagtttttttatttaaatgggtatattttGATATCTAAGTGTTGTGTGTATTTGTCCATTCATCCTATTTAAAGACATGCTTAGTGATCTGAAAAGCCAGTATTAAAAAATCTGAGCTGAAAGAGGTGAGTTAGAATGGGGAGGGGTGAGAGGCAGAGGGCTGGGTAGGGTGATGCCGGAGAGTGTTTGCCTGCGAGTCACAGCTGAGTCAGGGACGCGTTGGATGAGGGGCCAAGGAGGCAGGTGCCAGGTAGATGAACTTCTCTAGTTTCTTATGCAGAAACTCATGAGGAAGCTAGGAGCATTTGCCATGGACCTGGCGCTCATGGGGTGCTCTCCATCTGCTCCTCCAGGGGTTCAGTTCTGCAGCCATGGAGTATTGCTGCCCACCTTCACTCACACAGGGAATATCTTGCAGAGATGATGGTTCTCCCATCTCCCTTTCCACACCAGGCAGACTGTGCAAACTGGGCATGGGAAATGGCTGTCGCTCTAGCCTAAGAAACATCTAGACCTAGCCACACCTGTAAATATTTCTAGTCTGAAAGACTTCATACAGGTAATCCAGTCAGACCTTAGGCAGCCTTTGAGAGAGGCTGAGGCCACTGATCATGTTGTAACCCAGCCCCTCTTTTctttaaagatggagaaataaaccaCTGCTGCTATTAGTGAAGTCAAAAACCTAACTGAGTCTTTTCTTTTGGATTAGCATTTTCCCAAATTGTCTAACCATATAAGTTACCTGATTGCTGCTAAAAATGTAGTGTTGGGCCCTGCGCAGAAGATTAATAGGATGGGTCTGGAGCTAGGATTTGTACTTTTAACACGTATTTCAGGAGAGTCCTGTGATCACATGTATTTGGAAAATCTTACACTAGATCATACCTCATCATGTGCCCCAAACACTTAGTCCTGAGGGTTCCTTGGGCTtcgaatatttttttccagatgtCCTAGTGCAGTCGCTCACCCTCCCTTGGGCCTGACAGTGGTGAAGCCCCCAGCAGTCTCACGAGGATGGCGGTGACTGGCTTACCAGGGTCCAGGGGTAGGAGCACTGTGCAAGGCAGAGAGAAAGGATGGCTAGGAACCCACCCTAGGAGGCTGTTCCCAACGCTTCCAGTCCTGGAATAGAGATCCTGTCGTGACAGTCTCGGATCTGACAGGAATTGCAGGTAACTTTCTCATTCCCCTGATGTCATTCTGAGCAAAACTTAGATCATGAATAGAAAGAAACAAGACCTTGGGGGAATggcaaaaagaaattattttttgaaagattcaAATCGCAGCCTGACTGGTCAACACTTTCTCCTTAAGACCCAAATtgaatgaacaaaaataataaaatctatgtTACATATTCTTCCAACATCAGATTTAAATGTTGCCACAATCTTACAGGATTTTGAAATTGATTTATAGAATGTAGAGATCCAAATTTACCAAAATGGGGGCCAGGTACTTAAAAAAAGTGCCTAGGTTTTTCCTGTCAGGATCCTTCCTCCTCTTCACCTGGAAAACTGTTCAATGAAGCTTCGAGTAAGGGACTTTTAATGTGAGGATGGAGCAAGGATAGTGTGAGCTGCTTTAAGCAGCAGCCTGAGTTTTAGCACTGCTGGAGGGTGATAAGAAtaaagtttgtattttttctatGGTGTATTACTGTTTACAAAAcattttcacatacattatctcattgatTCCTCACAGTGACCTCTGTGATAAAGGCAGGGTGGATGTGCTGGTCCCATCAAACATAATGTAAAACTGAAAATGACAAAGGCCAAGTGATGTGCCTATTgtcaaatgactttttaaatcatAGAGCCAGGCCTTCTGACTGTCTCTCAAGGGTTCTTTCCAATTCCTACAATACTTGTGGGACTGGAATCAGCCCAACATCTGGGAGAAGAGTCCTGGAGGTGATGCTCACTCATGACATCACTGGAATGAACCTGTGGAGACAAGCACTGTGGGTTCTTCATCTTGCCAAGCATCGGCCCTCAAATGCTGCTGTGAAAGGAAGTCAGTTCTACTCAAGGAGACTTTCATTAGCCATGCTGGAGTTGAGAAAAGGTTTTGATAAAAATGTGCTTTAGATTTTAGaatccttcctgagaaggaattTCTGAGCCAAATAACAAATTCCTGTAGACTCAGAATTCCAAGGCTTGGGGTGAGGCTGGATACAGGTCCATGTAGTCTGGCCCATTTCTTTTGGGAAGGCTAAAAGAGCTACAAATAGCTTGTCTCTTACCTTGGCTTCCAAAAAAGTCACTCTGTATTAACAAGTGTATTAAGCCCTATCCAATGAAACTTTTCTTTGTGGGAATAAAGAACAAGGGAATAGAAGTGACAGCAGGACAAGAAAGGTCAGAAAGCCGCTTCATGATAGTTGCCTGCCCAGTTGTTTCTGAGCCTTGTCTGTGGCATCAAAACTGAAATGTCTGTATCACTGTTGcccatgacttttttttccatATCAGACATATAAAGTGAATTTGGTGGTAATGTTTAAATAAAGCGTTTTCACCTACATTGGTTATTAAGAACTCATGATTTATCATAACTATGTTTAATTATGATCTGTCATTAAATGATCTGAATAGAAAAAAACTCATACAATACATGACCTCCTCAGATTTTCTTAAGTACTGTAATGGAGAACAAACACTGCGGGACTAGAGGCAAGTACTGACAAAGTGCAGTGTACGTTTTTATAGATTTTAATAAGCTTTTTGTGGCCACTCTCACCAGTCTGCACAGACTAACACTCAGGAGGTGAGGAGTAGGACAGATGGTGGGACAATGGGATGGTTCTTAGTTCATTTGCAAAAAGGGTCCAAGCATTTGCCTGCTAGAAATGGCATttggggaagggaagaaggaatcTGTCTTGGGAAGATTAAATTCTGAGGAGGTTTGGAAAATTCCACAGCATCATAATTTAGAGAAGGCAACTTaaaacctttgttagcaaagtgaaagttgagtgttagtcactcagtcatgtccaactctttgtgaccccatggactgtagcccgccaggcttctctgtccatggaattctccaggcaagaatactggagtgggtagccattccctttccccaggagatctttccagtgattgaaccagggtctcctgcattgtaggcagatttttttttttttttttaccagctgagccaccagggaagccctttgttagcaa
This portion of the Cervus canadensis isolate Bull #8, Minnesota chromosome 2, ASM1932006v1, whole genome shotgun sequence genome encodes:
- the ILDR2 gene encoding immunoglobulin-like domain-containing receptor 2 isoform X3; amino-acid sequence: MDRVVMAWVALLWLTAAAEGLQVTVPDKRKVALLFQPAVLHCRFSTSSRQPAVVQWKFKSYCQDRVGESLGMSSPRAQSLSKRNLEWDPYLDCLDSRRTVRVVASKQGSTVTLGDFYRGREITIVHDADLQIGKLMWGDSGLYYCIITTPDDLEGKNEDSVEVLVLGRTGLLADLLPSFAVEIMPEWVFVGLVVLGVVLSFVLVGICWCQCCPHSCCCYVRCPCCPDSCCCPRALYEAGKAAKAGYPPSVSGVPGPYSIPSVPLGGAPSSGMLMDKPHPPPLAPSDSTGGSHSDNNTISELSSLHEEDSSFRQSYHQMRNKQFPVSGDLESNPDYWSGVVGGSSGASRGPSAVEYNKEDRESFRHSQQRSKSEMLSRKNFAAGVPAVSMDELAAFADSYGPRSSRADGNKQELRCGSRFERSEARAHGSLYQDGSLEEYYGPRSRSREPLTDADRGWSYSPPRRRPPDDAHLPRLVSRTPGTAPKYDHSFRGSGLERQVRPEGASRGGSLETPSKLSSQLGPRSASYYAWSPPATYKAGAPPDDEEDTPDDTLPPYSELELSRGPSYRGRDLPYHSNSEKKRKKETPVKKTSDFPTRMSLVV
- the ILDR2 gene encoding immunoglobulin-like domain-containing receptor 2 isoform X4, with protein sequence MDRVVMAWVALLWLTAAAEGLQVTVPDKRKVALLFQPAVLHCRFSTSSRQPAVVQWKFKSYCQDRVGESLGMSSPRAQSLSKRNLEWDPYLDCLDSRRTVRVVASKQGSTVTLGDFYRGREITIVHDADLQIGKLMWGDSGLYYCIITTPDDLEGKNEDSVEVLVLGRTGLLADLLPSFAVEIMPVRKGYRIQADKERDSMKVLYYVEKELAQFDPARRMRSRYNNTISELSSLHEEDSSFRQSYHQMRNKQFPVSGDLESNPDYWSGVVGGSSGASRGPSAVEYNKEDRESFRHSQQRSKSEMLSRKNFAAGVPAVSMDELAAFADSYGPRSSRADGNKQELRCGSRFERSEARAHGSLYQDGSLEEYYGPRSRSREPLTDADRGWSYSPPRRRPPDDAHLPRLVSRTPGTAPKYDHSFRGSGLERQVRPEGASRGGSLETPSKLSSQLGPRSASYYAWSPPATYKAGAPPDDEEDTPDDTLPPYSELELSRGPSYRGRDLPYHSNSEKKRKKETPVKKTSDFPTRMSLVV
- the ILDR2 gene encoding immunoglobulin-like domain-containing receptor 2 isoform X5 → MDRVVMAWVALLWLTAAAEGLQVTVPDKRKVALLFQPAVLHCRFSTSSRQPAVVQWKFKSYCQDRVGESLGMSSPRAQSLSKRNLEWDPYLDCLDSRRTVRVVASKQGSTVTLGDFYRGREITIVHDADLQIGKLMWGDSGLYYCIITTPDDLEGKNEDSVEVLVLVRKGYRIQADKERDSMKVLYYVEKELAQFDPARRMRSRYNNTISELSSLHEEDSSFRQSYHQMRNKQFPVSGDLESNPDYWSGVVGGSSGASRGPSAVEYNKEDRESFRHSQQRSKSEMLSRKNFAAGVPAVSMDELAAFADSYGPRSSRADGNKQELRCGSRFERSEARAHGSLYQDGSLEEYYGPRSRSREPLTDADRGWSYSPPRRRPPDDAHLPRLVSRTPGTAPKYDHSFRGSGLERQVRPEGASRGGSLETPSKLSSQLGPRSASYYAWSPPATYKAGAPPDDEEDTPDDTLPPYSELELSRGPSYRGRDLPYHSNSEKKRKKETPVKKTSDFPTRMSLVV